In the genome of Manis javanica isolate MJ-LG chromosome 17, MJ_LKY, whole genome shotgun sequence, one region contains:
- the LOC108388463 gene encoding vomeronasal type-1 receptor 1-like codes for MTFSEVVLRLLLLTQTGAGVLGNTFLLSAYASASGASRALRPVHVILTNMAVANFLVISFKGIPQVIFMWGVTDILGNTGCKLAYYIHRMARGLSLCTTCLLSSFQAVTISPRTDVVFMGLMTVATVFMVLVLHRHHQRMRHIHTLRSSHRFSPEAKATQTVLLLAISFIFFYFTNSILTIYNVFFHSHLWLTHLTTFLAACYPTLSPLILLLRDPQAPGFCS; via the exons ATGACTTTCAGTGAAGTGGTCCTGAGGCTGCTTTTGCTGACCCAGACCGGGGCTGGGGTCCTGGGGAACACCTTCCTCCTCTCAGCCTATGCGTCTGCATCAGGCGCCAGCCGCGCCCTGAGGCCCGTGCACGTCATTCTCACCAACATGGCTGTGGCCAACTTCCTGGTGATTTCCTTCAAGGGGATCCCCCAGGTGATATTTATGTGGGGGGTGACGGACATCCTGGGCAACACTGGATGCAAACTTGCCTATTATATCCATCGAATGGCCCGAGGCCTCTCTCTCTGCACCACCTGCCTCCTGAGCAGTTTCCAGGCAGTCACCATTAGCCCccggactg ATGTTGTGTTCATGGGACTCATGACTGTGGCCACTGTTTTCATGGTACTTGTCCTACACAGACACCACCAGAGAATGAGACATATTCACACGCTCAGAAGTTCCCACAGATTCTCTCCTGAGGCAAAAGCCACTCAAACTGTCCTCCTCCTGGCcatctccttcatttttttttacttcactaACTCTATCCTTACAATTTATAATGTTTTCTTCCACTCTCACCTCTGGCTGACGCACCTTACCACCTTTCTGGCAGCGTGTTATCCCACCCTCAGCCCCCTGATACTGTTGCTTCGAGATCCCCAAGCACCAGGATTCTGCTCTTAA